In a single window of the Bacillus mycoides genome:
- a CDS encoding YqzL family protein: MLDFTWKFFSKTGSIETYLLLKEMEKDVNDEMDQHEEELAHLDSPIS, translated from the coding sequence ATGCTAGATTTTACCTGGAAGTTTTTCTCCAAAACAGGAAGCATTGAAACGTATTTGCTTTTGAAAGAAATGGAAAAAGACGTAAACGATGAGATGGATCAACATGAAGAGGAGTTAGCGCATCTAGACTCTCCAATTTCTTGA
- a CDS encoding diacylglycerol kinase family protein, which yields MKTGKLLDSFGYAIAGIYFCLRHERNMKIHYLAAVIVICCGFYFHITTMEWIVVLIVIGIVMSLEMVNTAIEKTVDLATTDIHPVAKIAKDVAAGAVLLFAIIAAVIGAIIFLPYMV from the coding sequence ATGAAAACAGGAAAACTTTTAGATAGTTTTGGATATGCTATAGCTGGTATATACTTTTGTCTTCGTCATGAACGAAATATGAAAATTCATTATTTAGCCGCAGTCATCGTTATATGCTGCGGCTTTTATTTCCATATTACAACAATGGAATGGATTGTCGTACTTATTGTGATAGGGATTGTAATGAGTTTAGAGATGGTGAATACGGCTATTGAAAAAACAGTAGACTTAGCAACCACCGATATTCATCCGGTTGCAAAAATTGCAAAGGATGTTGCAGCAGGGGCAGTTTTATTATTTGCAATTATAGCTGCTGTAATTGGTGCTATTATCTTTTTACCGTATATGGTATAG
- the ybeY gene encoding rRNA maturation RNase YbeY, whose protein sequence is MSLLIDFIDETEEVKDEYISLIRGLVEKAAQMENIEEGAELSVTFVDNERIREINRDYRDKDQPTDVISFAMEEMGEGEMEIVGAEMPRMLGDLIISIPRAKEQAEEYGHSFDRELGFLALHGFLHLLGYDHMTEEDEKEMFGRQKEILEAFGLGR, encoded by the coding sequence ATGAGTTTATTAATTGATTTTATTGATGAAACAGAAGAAGTGAAAGACGAATATATAAGTTTGATTCGAGGTTTAGTAGAGAAAGCAGCCCAAATGGAGAACATAGAAGAAGGTGCAGAATTATCGGTTACATTTGTAGATAATGAACGTATTCGTGAAATAAACCGTGATTACCGAGATAAGGATCAGCCTACGGACGTTATTTCTTTTGCTATGGAAGAAATGGGAGAAGGCGAAATGGAAATTGTCGGTGCAGAGATGCCGCGTATGTTAGGAGATCTTATTATTTCTATTCCAAGAGCAAAAGAACAAGCTGAAGAATATGGACATTCTTTTGATCGAGAACTTGGGTTTTTAGCACTACATGGCTTTTTGCATTTGCTTGGTTATGATCATATGACAGAAGAAGATGAGAAAGAAATGTTTGGAAGACAAAAAGAAATTTTAGAGGCCTTTGGATTAGGACGATGA
- the era gene encoding GTPase Era, which yields MNRKGYKSGFVSIIGRPNVGKSTFLNRIIGQKIAIMSDKPQTTRNKIQGVYTENDSQVVFIDTPGIHKPKHKLGDFMVKMAQTTLKEVDIVLFMVNATEGYGRGEEFIIEKLQETKQPVFLVINKIDQLHPEQLLELIDQYRKLYEFAEIVPISALDGNNVEALIGAIKKYLPEGPQYYPDNQVTDHPERFIISELIREKVLHLTREEVPHSVAVVIDAIQKREGGAVYINATIVVERASQKGIIIGKQGKMLKEVGKRARFDIEALLGSKVFLEVWVKVQKDWRNKMSQLRDLGFREDEY from the coding sequence ATGAATAGAAAAGGTTATAAATCAGGTTTTGTCTCTATTATTGGCAGACCGAATGTTGGGAAATCTACATTTTTAAATCGTATTATTGGCCAAAAAATTGCCATTATGAGCGATAAGCCACAAACAACTCGTAATAAAATTCAAGGTGTATATACAGAAAATGATTCACAAGTAGTTTTCATTGATACACCAGGAATACATAAACCTAAACATAAACTAGGCGATTTCATGGTGAAGATGGCTCAAACGACATTAAAAGAAGTTGATATTGTTTTGTTTATGGTCAATGCAACTGAAGGATATGGTCGTGGTGAGGAATTTATTATTGAGAAATTACAAGAAACGAAACAACCGGTATTTTTGGTAATTAATAAAATTGACCAACTTCATCCAGAGCAATTGCTGGAGTTGATTGATCAATATCGTAAATTATATGAGTTCGCGGAGATTGTGCCAATTTCTGCATTGGACGGTAATAACGTTGAAGCGTTAATCGGAGCAATTAAAAAGTATTTACCAGAAGGACCGCAATATTACCCGGATAATCAAGTAACGGATCATCCAGAGCGATTTATTATTTCAGAGCTTATTCGTGAAAAAGTATTACATTTAACACGTGAAGAAGTACCGCATTCTGTAGCGGTTGTTATTGATGCAATTCAAAAGCGTGAGGGCGGAGCGGTTTATATAAACGCAACGATTGTTGTTGAACGTGCATCACAAAAAGGAATTATTATAGGTAAGCAAGGGAAGATGTTAAAAGAAGTCGGTAAGAGAGCTCGTTTTGACATTGAAGCACTTCTTGGTTCTAAAGTATTTTTAGAAGTATGGGTGAAAGTGCAAAAAGATTGGCGTAATAAGATGTCACAGCTTCGTGACCTTGGTTTCCGTGAAGACGAGTATTAA
- a CDS encoding cytidine deaminase: MNSKQLIQEATEARKRAYVPYSKFQVGAALLTQDGKIYRGCNVENASYGLCNCAERTALFKAISEGDNEFVAIAVVADTKRPVPPCGACRQVMIELCKQDTKVYLSNLHGDVQETTVGELLPGAFLAEDLHE, encoded by the coding sequence ATGAATAGCAAACAATTAATTCAAGAAGCAACCGAAGCGCGTAAACGAGCGTACGTACCATATTCTAAATTTCAAGTAGGTGCAGCTTTACTAACTCAGGATGGAAAAATATATCGTGGATGTAATGTTGAAAATGCATCATATGGTTTATGTAACTGTGCAGAACGAACAGCTTTATTTAAGGCAATTTCTGAAGGGGATAACGAGTTTGTAGCTATTGCAGTCGTAGCGGATACAAAGCGTCCAGTACCTCCTTGTGGAGCATGTCGACAAGTTATGATAGAATTATGTAAACAGGATACGAAAGTATACCTATCAAACTTACATGGTGATGTTCAAGAGACAACAGTCGGAGAATTGTTACCAGGAGCATTTTTAGCGGAGGATTTACATGAATAG
- a CDS encoding pyruvate, water dikinase regulatory protein: protein MDNKIVYVVSDSVGETADLVVRAAMGQFPFAPDIRRVPYVEDTGTLKEVISIAKSNQALICFTLVKPDMRQYLLTEAAKEGVEAYDIIGPLIDQIEEITGQVPRYEPGVVRRLDEEYFKKIEAIEFAVKYDDGRDARGILKADIVLIGISRTSKTPLSQYLAHNKRLKVANVPLVPEVDPPEELYQVAKEKCFGLKIIPDKLNHIRKERLKSLGLSDGATYANINRIQEEIDHFEEVISKINCQVIDVSNKAIEETANIIVNAVQNQKMF from the coding sequence ATGGATAATAAAATCGTATATGTCGTATCTGACTCTGTAGGAGAAACGGCTGATTTGGTTGTTAGAGCGGCAATGGGACAGTTCCCATTCGCTCCTGATATTAGGCGTGTACCGTATGTAGAAGATACAGGGACATTAAAAGAAGTAATCTCGATTGCCAAGAGCAATCAAGCGCTTATTTGTTTTACGTTAGTAAAGCCTGATATGCGTCAATATTTATTGACAGAAGCGGCAAAAGAAGGAGTAGAGGCATACGATATTATCGGACCTCTTATCGATCAAATTGAAGAAATTACAGGGCAAGTACCAAGGTATGAGCCAGGTGTCGTTCGAAGATTAGATGAAGAGTACTTTAAAAAAATTGAAGCGATTGAATTTGCAGTTAAGTATGATGATGGTAGGGATGCACGTGGTATTTTAAAAGCTGATATCGTGTTGATTGGAATTTCACGTACATCAAAAACACCACTTTCACAATATTTAGCGCATAACAAACGTTTGAAAGTTGCTAATGTACCACTTGTACCGGAAGTGGATCCGCCTGAGGAATTATATCAAGTGGCAAAAGAGAAATGTTTCGGTTTGAAAATTATACCAGATAAGTTAAATCATATTCGAAAAGAACGATTGAAATCACTTGGATTAAGTGATGGAGCAACATATGCAAATATTAATCGTATTCAAGAAGAAATTGATCATTTTGAGGAAGTAATTAGTAAAATAAATTGTCAAGTGATTGATGTATCAAATAAGGCAATTGAAGAAACAGCAAATATTATTGTGAATGCAGTGCAAAACCAAAAAATGTTTTAG
- the dnaG gene encoding DNA primase — MGNRIPEEVVEQIRTSSDIVEVIGEYVQLRKQGRNYFGLCPFHGENSPSFSVSSDKQIFHCFGCGEGGNVFSFLMKMEGLAFTEAVQKLGERNGIAVAEYKSGQGQQQQEDISDDTVIMQQAHELLKKYYHHLLVNTEEGNEALSYLLKRGITKEMIEKFEIGYASQAWDAATKILQKRGLSLSSMEQAGLLVRSEKDGSHYDRFRGRVMFPIYTLQGKVIAFSGRALGDDTPKYLNSPETPIFYKSKLLYNFHQARPFIRKRGQVVLFEGYADVLAAVKSGVEEAVATMGTALTEEQAKLLRRNVETVVLCYDGDKAGREATMKAGQLLLQVGCQVKVTSLPDKLDPDEYVQQYGTTAFENLVKSSISFVGFKINYLRLGKNLQDESGKEEYVKSVLKELSLLQDAMQAESYLKSLSQEFSYSMETLLNQLHQYRKEQKVQQKQIKQVSKPSQIVQTKPKLTGFERAEREIIYHMLQSAEVTVRMEPHIEDFYTEEHKGILYELYAYYEKGNEPSVGTFLSWLSDEKLKNIITDISTDEFINPEYTEEALQGHLEALRRHKEKLEKMEIIFKVKQMEKTNPVEAAKYYVAYLQSQKARK; from the coding sequence ATGGGGAACAGAATTCCTGAAGAAGTTGTTGAACAGATTCGGACATCATCCGATATTGTAGAAGTGATTGGTGAGTATGTTCAACTTAGAAAGCAGGGGCGTAACTATTTCGGCCTTTGTCCATTTCATGGTGAGAATTCTCCTTCATTCTCTGTTTCATCTGATAAGCAAATTTTTCATTGTTTCGGATGTGGAGAAGGTGGAAATGTATTTTCTTTTCTTATGAAAATGGAAGGACTTGCTTTCACAGAGGCTGTTCAAAAGCTTGGCGAAAGAAATGGAATTGCAGTTGCAGAATATAAATCAGGGCAAGGACAACAACAACAAGAAGACATATCTGATGACACTGTCATCATGCAACAGGCTCATGAACTTTTGAAAAAGTATTATCATCATTTATTAGTAAATACAGAAGAAGGAAATGAAGCACTTTCATATTTATTAAAACGTGGTATTACAAAAGAGATGATTGAGAAATTTGAAATTGGTTATGCATCACAAGCTTGGGATGCAGCAACGAAAATTTTACAAAAAAGAGGTTTGTCGCTATCTAGTATGGAACAGGCTGGCCTTCTTGTAAGAAGTGAGAAGGATGGCAGTCATTATGACCGCTTCCGCGGAAGAGTTATGTTTCCGATTTATACTTTACAAGGTAAGGTGATAGCGTTTAGTGGAAGGGCATTAGGCGATGACACTCCGAAATATTTGAATAGTCCTGAAACACCGATTTTTTACAAAAGTAAGCTGTTGTATAATTTCCACCAAGCAAGGCCGTTTATTAGAAAACGTGGGCAGGTTGTCCTTTTTGAAGGTTATGCCGATGTACTAGCCGCGGTGAAAAGTGGTGTGGAAGAAGCTGTTGCGACAATGGGAACAGCTTTAACTGAAGAACAAGCGAAACTTCTGCGACGTAACGTTGAAACTGTTGTTCTTTGCTATGATGGTGATAAAGCAGGGCGAGAAGCGACGATGAAAGCAGGGCAATTACTATTGCAAGTTGGTTGCCAAGTGAAAGTTACATCCTTGCCAGATAAGCTTGACCCTGATGAATATGTGCAACAATATGGGACAACCGCTTTTGAAAATCTTGTGAAATCAAGTATAAGTTTTGTTGGTTTCAAAATAAATTATTTGCGTTTAGGGAAAAATTTGCAAGATGAGTCTGGCAAAGAAGAATATGTAAAAAGTGTTTTAAAAGAGTTATCATTGCTACAGGATGCGATGCAGGCGGAATCATATTTAAAATCATTATCGCAAGAATTTTCGTATTCAATGGAAACACTTTTGAATCAATTGCACCAATATCGCAAAGAACAAAAGGTACAGCAAAAACAAATAAAGCAGGTTTCTAAGCCATCTCAAATTGTTCAAACGAAACCGAAATTAACAGGTTTTGAAAGGGCAGAAAGAGAAATTATTTACCATATGTTGCAAAGTGCAGAAGTGACAGTGCGTATGGAACCTCATATAGAAGATTTTTATACAGAAGAACATAAAGGGATTTTATATGAACTATACGCATATTATGAAAAGGGAAATGAACCTTCAGTCGGAACATTTTTAAGTTGGCTCTCTGATGAAAAGTTGAAAAATATTATTACTGATATTTCGACGGATGAATTTATTAATCCAGAGTACACAGAAGAAGCGTTACAAGGTCATTTGGAGGCGCTAAGACGCCATAAAGAAAAACTTGAAAAGATGGAAATTATCTTTAAAGTAAAACAAATGGAAAAAACAAATCCTGTAGAGGCTGCTAAATATTATGTGGCATATTTACAAAGTCAAAAAGCAAGAAAATAG
- a CDS encoding PhoH family protein, protein MAEQLVEMNQQLENPNEAIALFGVNDAHLKVIERELSVSIVTRGESVRVSGADETVVLVEKILQQLLVVIRKGVSISERDVAYAIQLGQQGKIAQFEELYEEEIFKTAKGKSIRVKTMGQRRYIHAMKKNDIVFGIGPAGTGKTYLAVVMAVRALKQGYVKKIILTRPAVEAGESLGFLPGDLKEKVDPYLRPLYDALHDILGQEYTQRMMERGVIEIAPLAYMRGRTLDDSFVILDEAQNTTGVQIKMFLTRLGFSSKMVITGDPSQVDLPKGVKSGLSIAANILSGVSGLSFITLEQTDVVRHPLVQRIIEAYDKME, encoded by the coding sequence ATGGCAGAACAATTAGTAGAAATGAACCAACAATTGGAAAATCCCAACGAAGCAATCGCTCTTTTTGGGGTAAATGATGCTCATTTAAAAGTAATTGAACGAGAACTTAGTGTATCGATTGTGACTAGAGGAGAATCTGTTCGTGTATCTGGGGCAGATGAAACTGTGGTGCTCGTAGAAAAAATCTTACAACAGTTACTTGTTGTTATCCGTAAAGGTGTATCAATTTCGGAAAGAGATGTTGCGTATGCGATTCAGCTTGGGCAACAAGGGAAAATTGCTCAATTCGAAGAATTATATGAAGAGGAAATTTTTAAAACGGCAAAAGGTAAATCCATTCGTGTGAAAACGATGGGGCAAAGACGATATATTCATGCAATGAAAAAGAATGATATTGTATTTGGGATAGGACCTGCTGGGACAGGAAAAACATACTTAGCCGTAGTAATGGCTGTGAGAGCTTTAAAGCAAGGGTATGTAAAGAAAATTATTTTAACAAGACCTGCTGTAGAAGCTGGAGAGAGCTTAGGGTTTTTACCAGGTGATTTGAAAGAAAAAGTAGATCCGTATTTACGTCCACTATATGATGCGTTACATGATATTCTTGGACAAGAATATACACAACGTATGATGGAACGTGGTGTAATTGAAATTGCACCTCTTGCTTATATGAGAGGGCGTACTCTTGATGATTCATTTGTTATATTAGATGAGGCGCAAAATACAACTGGTGTTCAAATAAAAATGTTTTTAACACGATTAGGTTTTAGTTCTAAAATGGTTATTACGGGGGATCCCTCACAGGTAGACTTGCCAAAAGGGGTAAAGTCAGGTCTTTCTATTGCTGCTAATATTTTATCTGGTGTATCAGGTCTTTCGTTCATAACACTGGAACAAACAGACGTTGTGAGACACCCATTAGTGCAACGTATTATTGAGGCATATGATAAAATGGAATGA
- the recO gene encoding DNA repair protein RecO has translation MFQKVEGIVIRTTDYGETNKIVTIYSREFGKVSAMARGAKKPKSRLAAISQLMTHGHFLIQMGSGLGTLQQGEIISSMKEIREDIFLTAYASFIIELTDKATEDKKHNPYLFEMLYQTLHYMCEGVDPEVLSLIYQTKMLPVLGMRPYFDTCAICHQETDFVAFSVREGGFLCSRHAEQDPYRIPVGEAVHKLLRLFFHFDLHRLGNVSVKDSTKKQMRTVLNTYYDEYCGIYLKTRRFLEQLDKFQI, from the coding sequence ATGTTTCAAAAAGTTGAGGGCATTGTTATCCGTACGACAGATTACGGAGAAACAAATAAGATTGTTACAATATACTCGCGGGAATTTGGTAAGGTAAGTGCAATGGCAAGAGGGGCGAAAAAGCCGAAGAGTCGGTTAGCAGCTATTTCGCAACTTATGACACATGGTCATTTTCTTATTCAAATGGGATCTGGACTTGGAACTTTGCAACAAGGCGAGATTATTTCATCTATGAAAGAAATTCGCGAGGATATATTTTTAACTGCTTATGCATCATTTATTATTGAATTAACCGATAAAGCAACAGAAGATAAGAAGCATAATCCGTATTTATTTGAAATGTTATATCAAACGTTGCATTATATGTGTGAGGGTGTTGATCCAGAAGTATTATCATTAATTTATCAAACGAAAATGCTTCCGGTATTAGGGATGCGCCCGTACTTTGATACATGTGCTATTTGTCATCAAGAAACAGATTTTGTCGCCTTCTCTGTCCGGGAAGGCGGTTTTCTGTGCTCGCGTCATGCGGAGCAAGATCCGTATCGTATTCCGGTGGGAGAGGCTGTTCATAAATTATTACGTCTCTTTTTTCACTTTGATTTACACCGGCTCGGTAATGTATCGGTGAAGGATAGTACAAAAAAACAAATGCGCACAGTATTGAATACATATTATGACGAATATTGTGGGATTTATTTGAAAACAAGGCGTTTCTTGGAACAACTTGATAAGTTTCAAATATAA
- the rpoD gene encoding RNA polymerase sigma factor RpoD has translation MADKPARSKQIETEMTLEQVKEQLTELGKKRGVLTYEEIAERMNGFEIESDQMDEYYEYLGEQGIDLVGDNDNDEGPNNRQITKTEEEFDLNDLSVPPGVKINDPVRMYLKEIGRVDLLSAEEEIRLATRIEEGDEEAKRRLAEANLRLVVSIAKRYVGRGMLFLDLIQEGNMGLIKAVEKFDYRKGFKFSTYATWWIRQAITRAIADQARTIRIPVHMVETINKLIRVQRQLLQDLGREPSPEEIGEEMDLAPEKVREILKIAQEPVSLETPIGEEDDSHLGDFIEDQEATSPADHAAYELLKEQLEDVLDTLTDREENVLRLRFGLDDGRTRTLEEVGKVFGVTRERIRQIEAKALRKLRHPSRSKRLKDFLE, from the coding sequence ATGGCTGATAAACCAGCTCGTTCTAAACAAATTGAAACTGAAATGACCCTTGAGCAAGTGAAAGAACAACTCACTGAGCTCGGAAAAAAACGTGGCGTTCTTACATATGAAGAGATTGCAGAACGCATGAATGGATTTGAAATTGAATCCGATCAAATGGATGAATACTATGAATATTTAGGTGAACAAGGGATTGACTTAGTTGGTGACAATGACAACGACGAAGGTCCTAATAATCGTCAAATTACAAAAACGGAAGAAGAATTTGACCTTAATGATTTAAGTGTGCCGCCAGGTGTGAAAATCAATGACCCTGTTCGTATGTACTTAAAAGAAATTGGTCGTGTAGACTTACTATCTGCTGAAGAAGAAATTCGACTTGCGACACGTATTGAAGAAGGCGATGAAGAAGCAAAACGCCGTCTTGCAGAAGCAAACTTACGTCTTGTAGTAAGTATTGCAAAGCGCTACGTGGGCCGTGGTATGCTTTTCTTAGACTTAATCCAAGAAGGAAATATGGGTCTAATTAAGGCAGTTGAAAAGTTCGACTACCGTAAAGGTTTTAAATTTAGTACGTATGCAACTTGGTGGATTCGCCAAGCTATTACACGTGCGATTGCAGACCAAGCGCGAACAATTCGTATTCCAGTTCATATGGTTGAAACAATTAATAAGTTAATCCGTGTACAACGTCAATTATTACAAGATCTAGGACGCGAACCATCTCCTGAAGAGATTGGTGAAGAAATGGATCTTGCTCCAGAAAAAGTACGCGAAATCTTAAAGATTGCACAGGAGCCAGTTTCTCTTGAAACACCAATTGGTGAAGAAGACGACTCCCATTTAGGTGACTTTATCGAAGACCAAGAAGCAACATCGCCTGCGGACCATGCAGCGTATGAATTGCTAAAAGAACAATTAGAAGATGTGTTAGATACACTAACAGATCGTGAAGAAAATGTTCTGCGTCTTCGTTTTGGTTTAGATGATGGACGAACTCGTACGCTTGAAGAAGTTGGGAAAGTATTCGGCGTAACGAGAGAACGTATTCGTCAAATTGAAGCGAAAGCACTTCGCAAATTAAGACATCCAAGCCGTAGTAAGCGTCTTAAGGATTTCTTAGAATAG
- a CDS encoding HD family phosphohydrolase produces MSRSQEISKWFRNLQHSKKLSWISYVLLGAVLFFALMNNVKPEQLDVTTYSIAKKTIHSPIKIEDKVTTDKKKKEAATKVEDQYTYKSEYKQNKVDIVNDVFAKVDEVIQEIKAVGPDEQKKITDAEKVDKLKKKLPTDLTKELSDSNLLNLINADSNQLVLAKDATVTAINSIMTEHVKMDELKDAKERYVSEMNSVNVDNGLKESIKALGKYAISANYFYDPTLTKEKRKAEEDLVPPVYILQGQVLVREGETISSDMYNQLKLVGLLEKGNSFQPYVGLAVLIGVLLYFMHKQFEVFLQRKREDRPYVLAYITILSITIVLMKIISLFQKLEYAGIAYVVPVAMGTILVKLMIGDRFVFLTSMIFSVCGSIMFNEGVTSTLNYSVGIYVLLSSLSVSIFLREKNRRTMILQAGILVSVLNVVVLAALLLLRNGNFSPLEIGVQLLMAAVSGIISSVLAMGILPYLESGLGIVSSMKLMELSSPNHPLLRKILLEAPGTYHHSVMVANLSEAACEAVGANGVLARVGAYYHDVGKTVQPQFFIENQMGIENPHDRLDPVTSKDIIIAHVTDGVRMLEEHHIPQEIIDIAGQHHGTTLLKYFYYNAIKADKEKYTEEMFRYPGSKATSKESAIVGIADSVEAAVRSMNHPTPDQINNLVQSIIKDRLQDGQFSECDLTFKELQIVGKTLCETLNGIFHSRITYPEPPEEKEKE; encoded by the coding sequence ATGTCAAGATCTCAAGAAATTTCTAAGTGGTTTCGTAATTTACAACATTCGAAAAAACTAAGTTGGATTTCTTACGTTTTATTAGGGGCAGTGCTGTTTTTTGCACTTATGAATAATGTAAAACCAGAGCAATTAGATGTTACAACATATTCTATTGCGAAAAAAACAATCCATTCTCCTATTAAAATTGAAGATAAAGTTACAACGGACAAAAAGAAAAAAGAAGCCGCTACAAAAGTTGAAGATCAATATACATATAAAAGTGAGTATAAACAAAATAAAGTGGATATTGTGAATGACGTCTTTGCTAAAGTAGATGAAGTGATACAAGAGATTAAAGCGGTTGGACCGGATGAGCAAAAAAAGATTACTGATGCTGAAAAAGTGGACAAGTTGAAAAAAAAATTGCCTACTGATTTAACGAAAGAATTATCTGATTCAAACTTACTAAACTTAATTAATGCGGATTCGAACCAATTAGTATTAGCGAAAGATGCAACAGTTACAGCTATTAATAGTATCATGACTGAGCATGTTAAAATGGATGAATTGAAGGATGCGAAGGAACGATATGTAAGTGAGATGAATAGTGTTAATGTTGATAATGGTTTAAAGGAATCTATTAAGGCGTTAGGGAAATATGCGATTTCTGCAAACTATTTTTATGATCCGACCTTAACAAAAGAGAAGAGAAAAGCGGAAGAAGATTTAGTTCCACCTGTTTATATTCTTCAAGGGCAAGTCCTTGTTAGAGAAGGTGAAACGATTTCAAGTGATATGTACAATCAGTTGAAATTAGTTGGCCTGTTAGAAAAAGGGAACAGTTTTCAACCCTATGTTGGGTTAGCGGTACTCATTGGTGTGCTATTGTACTTTATGCATAAGCAGTTTGAAGTGTTTTTACAGCGGAAAAGAGAAGATAGGCCGTATGTCTTAGCGTATATTACAATTTTGTCTATCACGATTGTTTTAATGAAAATCATTAGTTTGTTTCAAAAGCTTGAGTATGCAGGAATCGCGTATGTTGTTCCAGTTGCAATGGGAACAATACTTGTAAAATTAATGATTGGTGATCGATTTGTATTTTTAACGAGTATGATCTTTTCTGTATGCGGAAGTATTATGTTTAATGAAGGTGTAACGAGTACACTGAATTATAGTGTGGGGATTTATGTTTTATTAAGTTCATTATCAGTTAGTATTTTCTTGAGAGAAAAAAATCGTCGTACGATGATTTTACAAGCTGGTATACTCGTTTCTGTATTAAATGTAGTCGTATTAGCGGCTTTGCTATTATTACGTAACGGGAATTTTTCGCCTCTTGAAATTGGGGTGCAATTATTAATGGCTGCTGTTTCGGGTATTATCTCTTCTGTTCTAGCTATGGGGATTTTACCGTATTTAGAAAGTGGTCTTGGGATTGTATCGAGTATGAAATTGATGGAACTTTCAAGTCCGAATCACCCGCTTTTGCGTAAAATTTTATTAGAAGCACCAGGTACATATCACCATAGTGTAATGGTAGCTAATCTCTCAGAAGCTGCTTGTGAAGCAGTTGGAGCAAATGGAGTATTAGCGCGTGTAGGGGCGTATTATCATGATGTAGGGAAAACGGTACAACCACAGTTTTTTATTGAAAACCAAATGGGTATTGAAAACCCGCATGATAGATTAGACCCTGTAACGAGCAAAGATATTATAATTGCTCATGTAACCGATGGGGTGAGAATGTTAGAAGAACACCATATACCTCAAGAAATTATCGATATTGCTGGTCAGCATCATGGTACAACGTTACTTAAATATTTTTATTATAATGCGATTAAAGCAGATAAAGAGAAATATACGGAGGAAATGTTCCGCTATCCAGGATCAAAAGCAACTTCTAAAGAGTCGGCGATCGTTGGTATTGCTGATAGTGTGGAAGCGGCGGTACGTTCGATGAACCATCCAACACCAGATCAGATTAATAATTTAGTGCAAAGTATTATTAAAGATCGCCTGCAAGATGGTCAATTTAGTGAATGTGATTTGACATTTAAGGAACTACAAATCGTTGGAAAAACGTTATGTGAAACGTTAAATGGTATTTTCCATTCCCGTATTACATATCCGGAACCGCCGGAAGAAAAGGAGAAAGAATGA
- a CDS encoding helix-turn-helix transcriptional regulator encodes MIIIELNKRQEHIIQIVKDHGPITGESIAGQLGLTRATLRPDLAILTMAGYLEARPRVGYFYTGKTGGQLLSEAVKKIKVQDYQSRPAVIDKNVSVYDAICTMFLEDVGTLFVVDQATLLVGVVSRKDLLRASLGKQDLTSLPVNIIMTRMPNIAMCRREDSLYDIAMELIERQIDAMPVVKDTKQGLEVIGRITKTNITRAFVNLVNNE; translated from the coding sequence GTGATTATCATAGAGCTGAATAAACGGCAAGAGCATATCATTCAGATTGTAAAAGATCACGGTCCTATTACAGGGGAGTCAATTGCTGGGCAATTGGGTTTAACACGTGCAACGCTAAGACCAGACTTAGCAATTTTAACGATGGCTGGTTATTTAGAAGCGCGTCCACGTGTAGGTTATTTTTATACGGGTAAAACCGGGGGACAGCTATTATCTGAAGCTGTTAAGAAAATTAAAGTGCAAGATTATCAATCTAGACCGGCTGTAATTGATAAAAATGTATCAGTATACGATGCAATCTGTACTATGTTTCTAGAGGACGTTGGTACATTATTTGTTGTAGATCAAGCTACTTTATTAGTTGGCGTTGTATCTCGTAAAGATTTATTACGAGCTAGCTTAGGAAAGCAGGATTTAACCTCTCTTCCGGTTAATATTATCATGACAAGGATGCCAAACATTGCGATGTGTCGCAGGGAGGATTCTTTATATGATATTGCGATGGAATTAATAGAAAGACAGATTGATGCGATGCCGGTTGTGAAGGATACGAAACAAGGTTTAGAAGTGATTGGACGAATTACAAAAACAAATATTACACGTGCGTTTGTAAATTTAGTAAATAACGAATAA